Proteins from one Tautonia rosea genomic window:
- a CDS encoding (2Fe-2S)-binding protein, which produces MPPEDHKAPAELPRPGHSRRDFLRGSSLAAAGAVMATSAETAMHEARADVSEADGVEIFSGSCPIELKVNGEAMSVTIEPRSTLLDTLRNRLNVTGPKRVCDRASCGACTVILDGDAVYSCTTLAISCTGHEVRTLESFETDEGSVPQSFLQNDALMCGYCTPGFVTACQAWLEKNPGKEPTLDDIKQGLDGNICRCGTYIGVFQAALDAAKAMKKGGA; this is translated from the coding sequence ATGCCACCTGAAGACCACAAGGCACCGGCCGAATTACCGCGACCGGGCCACAGCCGCCGCGACTTTTTGCGCGGCTCGAGCCTGGCCGCCGCCGGCGCCGTGATGGCCACCTCGGCCGAGACGGCGATGCACGAGGCCCGCGCCGACGTCTCCGAAGCCGACGGCGTCGAGATCTTCTCCGGCTCTTGTCCGATCGAGCTGAAGGTCAATGGCGAGGCGATGAGCGTCACCATCGAGCCCCGCTCGACCCTGCTGGACACGCTCCGCAACCGCCTGAACGTCACCGGGCCGAAGCGCGTCTGCGACCGGGCCAGCTGCGGTGCCTGCACCGTCATCCTCGACGGCGACGCCGTGTACTCCTGCACGACCCTGGCCATCTCCTGCACCGGCCACGAGGTCCGCACGCTCGAAAGCTTCGAGACCGACGAAGGGAGCGTTCCCCAGTCGTTCCTCCAGAACGATGCTTTGATGTGCGGTTACTGCACCCCCGGGTTCGTCACCGCTTGCCAGGCCTGGCTCGAAAAGAACCCGGGCAAGGAGCCGACGCTTGACGACATCAAGCAAGGGCTCGACGGGAATATTTGCCGATGCGGCACCTACATCGGTGTCTTCCAGGCGGCGCTCGACGCCGCCAAGGCGATGAAGAAAGGAGGGGCCTGA